The following are from one region of the Cytobacillus firmus genome:
- the yfkAB gene encoding radical SAM/CxCxxxxC motif protein YfkAB, protein MKTQLSRITPEYDPWEAYSDIDQHGKMVLSNIEFTTTVLCNMRCEHCAVGYTLQPKDPDALPIDLLLKRLNEIPLLRSLSITGGEPMLSKKSVENYVAPLLRYAHNRGVRTQINSNLTLELARYEKIIPYLDVLHISHNWGTEEDFIEGGFAMMERKPTIEQRQRLFYRMIENSRELVKAGVMVSAETMLNKRTLPYLENIHKQITEEMNCQRHEVHPMYPSDFASSLETLTLEEMRSAIHHLLDVRNEDTWMLFGTLPFYACSSEKEDMELLRRLHSSKNVTVRNDPDGRSRLNVNIFTGDVIVTDFGDTPPLGNIQTDQLEDIYQKWSRTDLADSLNCHCAGVKCLGPNVLVKNSYYKETNFKTRRSNI, encoded by the coding sequence GACATCGATCAGCACGGAAAAATGGTGCTTTCAAATATTGAATTTACCACAACAGTCTTATGCAATATGCGCTGCGAACACTGTGCTGTCGGCTATACCCTTCAGCCCAAAGATCCTGACGCATTGCCAATCGATCTGCTTTTGAAAAGGCTGAATGAAATTCCTCTTTTAAGATCACTGAGCATAACAGGCGGGGAGCCGATGCTTTCCAAAAAGTCGGTTGAAAATTATGTTGCGCCGCTTTTGCGCTACGCACACAACAGAGGGGTCAGAACACAGATTAATTCAAATCTGACGCTTGAGTTAGCCCGTTATGAAAAAATCATTCCTTATTTGGATGTCCTTCATATATCTCATAACTGGGGAACGGAGGAGGACTTCATTGAAGGCGGCTTTGCGATGATGGAACGAAAGCCGACAATAGAGCAGCGCCAGCGCCTTTTTTACAGGATGATTGAAAACAGCAGGGAACTCGTAAAAGCGGGGGTAATGGTTTCCGCTGAAACCATGCTTAATAAACGGACATTGCCTTATCTTGAGAACATCCATAAACAGATTACGGAAGAAATGAATTGTCAGCGTCATGAGGTGCATCCTATGTACCCCTCAGACTTCGCCTCCTCATTAGAAACATTAACTCTTGAAGAAATGCGTTCAGCCATCCATCATCTGCTCGATGTCCGGAATGAGGATACCTGGATGCTGTTTGGCACCCTGCCCTTTTATGCCTGCAGCAGCGAGAAGGAAGACATGGAGCTTCTAAGAAGACTGCACTCATCCAAAAATGTGACGGTCCGAAATGATCCTGACGGAAGATCACGTCTGAATGTTAATATTTTCACGGGTGATGTCATTGTCACTGACTTTGGCGATACACCACCGCTTGGGAATATCCAGACCGATCAGCTTGAGGATATTTATCAGAAGTGGAGCAGAACGGACCTTGCCGATTCACTGAACTGTCATTGTGCCGGTGTTAAATGCCTGGGCCCTAACGTTCTTGTGAAGAACAGCTATTATAAAGAAACAAATTTTAAGACGAGACGCTCGAATATCTAA
- a CDS encoding YfkD famly protein: MKKYVSILFLGLILLLSFHPAAEAQKGAEKPAKQPPKAITIPNSVLNVTKENTYPNPAQDMPTLQPSELTQQLIDSSKVTIENPDLIRMLNETSVSSTPFALGYRAIVYLGQWPLNYESAETSPNWEYQRINTNYFDNRGGKAPYQIHYVQEAQKVVRGGLTAKVPNAEDVKKMMLLKAMEKSGLPLAFETIIGAGTKKDHIYNIPPKRLGYLYGYAPAINEKGKVTYGEVYLMLKGSKKMIVIKNVTSQGIGAWIPIQDHVTFGFVVSERPR; the protein is encoded by the coding sequence ATGAAAAAATACGTAAGCATTCTTTTTTTAGGTCTTATACTATTGCTGTCATTCCATCCGGCCGCAGAAGCGCAGAAAGGGGCTGAGAAGCCGGCTAAACAGCCGCCGAAAGCAATCACTATCCCTAATTCGGTGCTGAATGTAACGAAGGAAAATACGTATCCGAACCCTGCGCAGGATATGCCGACACTGCAGCCGAGCGAATTAACTCAGCAGCTCATTGACTCATCGAAGGTTACGATCGAAAATCCGGATCTCATCCGGATGCTGAATGAAACCTCTGTCAGCAGCACTCCGTTCGCGCTTGGCTATAGAGCGATCGTCTATCTCGGTCAGTGGCCGTTAAATTATGAGTCGGCCGAAACCTCCCCTAATTGGGAATATCAGCGGATTAACACGAATTATTTTGATAACCGGGGCGGCAAGGCGCCATACCAGATTCATTATGTGCAGGAAGCCCAGAAGGTTGTCCGCGGGGGACTTACTGCCAAGGTTCCCAATGCAGAGGATGTTAAAAAGATGATGCTCCTCAAAGCCATGGAGAAATCAGGTCTGCCGCTTGCTTTTGAAACGATTATCGGCGCAGGCACCAAAAAGGATCATATCTATAATATTCCGCCTAAAAGATTAGGCTATCTATACGGCTATGCTCCTGCCATCAATGAAAAGGGGAAAGTCACGTATGGAGAAGTGTATTTGATGCTGAAAGGCAGCAAAAAAATGATCGTCATTAAGAATGTCACTTCACAGGGAATAGGTGCCTGGATTCCGATTCAGGATCATGTGACATTCGGGTTTGTTGTTTCGGAAAGGCCGAGATAA